Proteins encoded in a region of the Ornithodoros turicata isolate Travis chromosome 3, ASM3712646v1, whole genome shotgun sequence genome:
- the LOC135389400 gene encoding uncharacterized protein K02A2.6-like yields MLAIVSTVERSRVYLAGGKFLVKTDHLPVLLRNSSAKLSARLERLSLRLQHYVFDIQHMPGKENPADYLSRHPIVASGEGSPTQETSAVEEYIREELTVTESNLVLRETRLVIPGKAQIDIVRLVHRGHQGIVKTKQLVRENVWFPGIDKKVESAVRNCEACQRTVEENMTSPLMMTPLPGGPWQSLAADFAGPLPVNKYLLVVVDKSKTDNGPPFFAKEFAEFAAHNGITAQHRYGLKRTAAGIQGRSWKEEVQEYLLNYRATPHTTTGIPPSELLFGRKIQTKLPQLPETRHYGKLETPDLQKTQDIKVYADEKRHARPHQLQRGDCVLLKRSSTLSHDARYEQQPYTVTRVQGTAVTATCGDRTVVRNGSYFKWVPHNQPRISDYWDVVDDCARPRSDEAPSVDQAEARGSPREQTPPNDASRPRR; encoded by the exons ATGCTAGCCATCGTGTCTACCGTGGAGCGTTCTCGAGTATACCTGGCGGGAGGAAAATTCCTGGTGAAGACAGACCACCTGCCGGTATTACTGCGAAATTCCAGCGCCAAGCTTTCCGCGCGGTTGGAGCGGCTGAGCCTCAGACTTCAGCACTATGTCTTTGACATACAGCACATGCCGGGCAAAGAAAATCCGGCAGATTATTTGTCGAGGCACCCGATTGTGGCAAGCGGAGAGGGTAGTCCGACGCAAGAAACAAGCGCCGTAGAAGAATAC ATCAGGGAAGAGTTGACGGTGACGGAGAGCAATTTGGTGTTGAGAGAGACAAGGCTTGTGATCCCAGGAAAAGCACAGATTGATATCGTGCGCCTCGTACACAGAGGTCACCAGGGCATTGTGAAAACTAAGCAGCTCGTCAGAGAAAATGTCTGGTTTCCTGGAATAGACAAGAAGGTGGAAAGCGCCGTCAGGAACTGTGAAGCTTGCCAAAGAACAGTCGAAGAGAATATGACTTCGCCGTTGATGATGACGCCTCTTCCAGGAGGACCGTGGCAGTCACTTGCTGCAGATTTTGCGGGACCGTTGCCTGTCAACAAGTACTTATTAGTCGTCGTGGATAA GTCAAAGACCGATAATGGTCCCCCATTTTTCGCCAAGGAGTTCGCCGAGTTTGCCGCACATAACGGCATCACCGCACAACACCGTTATGGCCTCAAGCGAACG GCAGCGGGTATTCAAGGACGCTCGTGGAAGGAAGAGGTTCAGGAATACCTCTTGAATTACAGGGCCACGCCACACACGACGACTGGTATACCCCCGTCAGAACTTCTATTCGGTCGCAAGATCCAGACAAAATTACCGCAACTGCCTGAGACACGACATTACGGAAAATTGGAAACGCCTGACCTGCAAAAGACGCAGGATATAAAGGTCTACGCCGACGAGAAAAGACACGCGAGACCTCATCAACTTCAGCGTGGTGACTGTGTTTTACTCAAGCGATCTTCAACCCTATCACATGACGCACGGTATGAACAGCAGCCGTATACGGTTACAAGGGTCCAAGGAACTGCCGTCACAGCTACATGTGGTGACAGAACAGTCGTCAGGAACGGAAGTTATTTCAAGTGGGTTCCCCACAATCAGCCCCGAATATCGGACTACTGGGACGTAGTCGACGATTGTGCGCGGCCACGCAGTGATGAAGCACCCAGTGTGGATCAGGCGGAAGCCCGGGGGTCTCCGAGGGAACAGACACCACCGAATGACGCGAGCCGTCCCCGTCGTTAA